GCAAGAACGCGCGCGTGCAGACCGCGCGGCTGAAACTCTCGGACGGCAGCAGCCAGATCCTGTCCCTGCCGGATGCGATGAATGCGAACCGGTTTTCCTTTGGCACACCGGTCGAAGCCACCTGGCTGGAGCTTGAGATCGGTTCCGTGTTTCCCGGAAGCAAATACACCGACACCGCGCTCTCCGAATTTGTGCCGGTATTTGCGGATTAACGACCGCAAGTCCGATCAACGTCGCCGGATGTCAAAATCGAACGACTGGTTCGGAAACGGCTCATTGCGCAAGGTGAAATGCCACCATTCACCGGCATAGTTCTTGAACCCGCCTTTGCGCATCAGGTCGACCAGTGCCCGCCGATAGGATTGAGCCTTGGCGGATACAGCGCTTGACGCCGTCCGGCTGGCTGGATCGAAACAGTCAAACGGCGTTCCGAAATCCGCCGTCAAACCGTCCCGACGACTGCACACCTCGGGTTCCGGCCCGCCATGCACCTCCAGAACATCCAGTCCGACATCGACCGTGGACCCGCGGGCGTGACTGCTCTTGGCACCGATATAGCCTTGTCGGACCAGGTCTGAGCGCGACACGTTCGGGAAATAGTCCGGATCGGTGCCCCGCCCCCGGCGCACCCAGGCAACCATCGCATCAACCGCGCTTTGCGGCCGGTAACAGTCAAACACAACGAGGGAATATCCGGCGGCGACAGCCGCATTCTGAACCTTGCCGAGTGCTTTTGCCGCAGGCTCGGTCAGCACGCACTCGCCGGCCCGGTAGCCAGGCAATCGCTGACGCATGAAGTTGTTGCGCGTGGCGTAGCGAATGTCCTGCTGAATATCAGGAACGACGTCCCGCAAATAAACGAAACCGTCTGGAAGCTGGTCGGCCAGCAAGGGGAGGCTGCTCCCGCAAAGGAAGACTAGCGAACAAAGAGCCCGCCTAATCCACATCGACGGCCTCATCGGCCTCGATCAGCTGGCGCAGGCGACCGAAGGCCAGGCGGATGCGTGATTTGACCGTACCGAGCGGCAAACCGGTATCATCGGCAATCTCGCTGTGCGACTGCCCGATGAAAAAGGCCAGCCTGACCACCTCCCGCTGCTCTTCCGGCAGCTGCGACAAGGCCGCACGGACGCGCTCCTCGCGGAGCCTTGCATCCATTTCATCTGAAACATCCGGCAGCGGTGTCGGCTGCAACGCCGGTTCTTCGGGGTCGAGCTCCGCCGTTTTCTGCCGGCGCAGACGGTCGATGCGCCGGTTCCGGGCGATCCGGTAAAGCCATGTACTCGCTGAGGATTTTTTCGGATCGAACAGTTCCGCCTTGCGCCACAGTGTGACCATCACATCCTGCGCAATTTCCTCGGCCAGAGCGTCATCTGCGCCCTGTTTCATCAAGTAGCCTTTGAGACGCGGCGCAAAGTGATCGAACAATTCGACAAAGGCGGCCTTGTCTCTGGACTGGGCCACCTTAACGATCAGT
This genomic interval from Labrenzia sp. VG12 contains the following:
- a CDS encoding M15 family metallopeptidase; protein product: MLADQLPDGFVYLRDVVPDIQQDIRYATRNNFMRQRLPGYRAGECVLTEPAAKALGKVQNAAVAAGYSLVVFDCYRPQSAVDAMVAWVRRGRGTDPDYFPNVSRSDLVRQGYIGAKSSHARGSTVDVGLDVLEVHGGPEPEVCSRRDGLTADFGTPFDCFDPASRTASSAVSAKAQSYRRALVDLMRKGGFKNYAGEWWHFTLRNEPFPNQSFDFDIRRR
- a CDS encoding sigma-70 family RNA polymerase sigma factor, with product MAQAQYFSELIVKVAQSRDKAAFVELFDHFAPRLKGYLMKQGADDALAEEIAQDVMVTLWRKAELFDPKKSSASTWLYRIARNRRIDRLRRQKTAELDPEEPALQPTPLPDVSDEMDARLREERVRAALSQLPEEQREVVRLAFFIGQSHSEIADDTGLPLGTVKSRIRLAFGRLRQLIEADEAVDVD